One stretch of Pieris brassicae chromosome 8, ilPieBrab1.1, whole genome shotgun sequence DNA includes these proteins:
- the LOC123713028 gene encoding phosphatidylinositol 4-kinase alpha isoform X5, giving the protein MDENDFFRQTVQHLARCLSSLNPTPWEKVNTLFMLCPQVSSPFVVTSRSQEASIALGLYFLQSGLQHQEKLLPYFLKVLKCLTNAQFQEPMCRIKSGDRIPMSEKFSFCLNTLLSDVASKNPSLREEIITAQIELMSNLTKIVITCFESKDYNNTSKLQLCKSTVPILIGLARSMGRYPTVEPSLLCRLFPQPSSPVRSKEPEPNFEYATLDKKRRFNQFRPIIPRSLSGNLNPNTETIIENGSDTVDSGRGTLKRSSLQSYHSVPYDPTTYFFHKFGSSFNQFPYMRFPESPEKRIGVPFYVTYLQSILSLAKKLLTRDLLAFLDEEAEDIHASGQIQVFPYKSFSETLNLVMVTLLRDILQNQKDLPGPFTKDVQEFVKCLFLSGQTELQSRHHDASEKEDRETNFATVNKFKVNVMANSACVDLLVWAIGDETGADSLCGRLTEKINSNHNHKLILAHMPLLMVCLEGLGKLATKFPTIANTSIYCLRDFLVTPSPILFKLHKLELERSGKDHIKVSVQTKEPGVTDTGAPTKSTPFEKLRDAAIENLCVALDAALSVDPYCVPALVGSVSNRLFTAETSDSESSLISTNIVIMLGHVAVALKDTPKTTETILQFFQQRLCRSPSSLDTLIVDQLGCMALASPEGPAHDEIMRMFTVITVEAASASYQHTDDRKQYRHVSGAVLNALANIAANVRGTNARHELLIRLLELFVQLGLGGERATDRSPAPVLKASGSAGNLGVLIPVIAVLVKRLPPIRNPKPRLHKLFKDFWLYCVVMGFTAAESGLWPQEWYAGVKEIAAKSPYLVSQTSLRSEMRTYQYTSAVRNDSVSINELQELKTQILNLLDHQPDVTVIVNKLTFAPCMYLLSVYWLESLRVSNSPEPSLQPIIEYLSDTALQKEKSGMWQCVASVGDKVFQKFLDVMSAKVKDESRERELELHAQFLLVNFNHIHKQIRRVADKWLAGLVDRFPHLLWNCRVLWSMLDILQVLSFSLDLDENQETPLLKVPDTDFTLQLQDTLEGRESIVKDFADRCHGIVQEAMKWAPQSTRSHLQEYLNQVPNSTLWHHCGLALAINALLGAAGLNRMSAPLPRAALDKRPPCVTQDSAALLAVVSQRSRYVGEVAGSVSAEGGGEAALWRVGSRLLTTLKEASSSGSETAHRIALWRCTALLVHATTFSTGASSASSTARSLLHSVAWSQVDIFTEDAVTSAVECWQWLTTSRPDLELRLMQEIFAAWQSTVDRKMGLFSKQITEISPLAAYEGAKLEPRPPFVAPHGVWVRYLCEVAETAKYNSLEKVEMLASLLHRTLPITVGDVRDHINRHVDAVGVRFKLLSCGLSLLQGDILPRSLARNILRERVYSACLDYFCRGLQCPSKGSRELREDIISLIKFWQLMHSDKKYLKSSDIGADFELMHGPSNQSLYTSNSPTDNRSSVNSNDIGNRQTTGWINTVPMSTTTLSSGAGSIAGKRSNRSVKPPAKSQDPFVKDYVRKRNLILELMAVEIEFLVTWHNPHSRPEQAIPGEDNITTWRSKPNTERTWRDYTKLAWEISPTLAVFLPERLKNDSIVSEIKRKVQSHPTSVCHVPQALKYLVTTETLLNDAHELVHMVTWARVSPVEALSYFSRQYPPHPLSAQAAVSTLTSYPSSAVLLYIPQLVQALRHDTMGYVSELIKSLAKKSQVVAHQLIWNMHTNMYTDEEMHNKDTALYDILEALTKNIVDCLSGPAKAFHEREFDFFSQITNISGIIRPYPKGAERKAACLEALKNVKVQPGCYLPSNPDSMVIDIDYKSGTPMQSAAKAPYLARFRVRKYGISEMETVAMAIASGEDPPTEEGKDRYTSIAQETWQAAIFKVGDDVRQDMLALQVISLFKNIFQQVGLNLYLFPYKVVATAPGCGVIECVPNARSRDQLGRQTDIGMYEYFIATYGDEATREFQAARRCFVTSMAAYSVIGFLLQIKDRHNGNIMLDTDGHIIHIDFGFMFESSPGGNLGFEPDIKLTDEMVMVMGGKMEAPAFRWFCELCVQAFLAVRPYQEAIISMVSLMLDTGLPCFRGQTIRQLRSRFAPNSTEKEAAAYMQSVIRNSFLNFRTRTYDMIQYYQNQIPY; this is encoded by the exons ATGGACGAAAACGATTTCTTTAGACAGACAGTCCAACACTTAGCGAGATGTCTTTCCTCCTTGAATCCAACACCTTGGGAGAAG GTGAacacattatttatgttatgtcCTCAAGTCAGCTCACCATTTGTGGTAACTTCAAGGAGTCAGGAAGCTAGCATAGCACTTGGTCTTTACTTCCTTCAGAGTGGATTGCAACATCAAGAAAAACTCTTGCCTTATTTcctaaaagtattaaaatgtcTTACAAATGCACAATTCCAGGAACCTATGTGTAGAATTAAGTCTGGCGATC GAATCCCTATGTCTGAGAAATTCAGCTTCTGTTTAAATACACTTCTCTCAGATGTTGCATCAAAAAATCCATCTCTACGTGAAGAAATCATCACTGCTCAAATAGAGCTTATGTCAAATCTCACTAAAATTGTAATCACCTGTTTTGAAAGTAAAGATTACAATAATACATCAAAACTTCAGTTATGTAAGAGTACAGTGCCAATTCTTATAGGACTTGCAAGGTCTATGGGTAGATATCCAACTGTTGAACCATCTTTACTATGCAGATTATTCCCGCAACCTAGTAGTCCAGTTCGATCTAAAGAACCAGAACCTAACTTTGAATATGCTACATTAGATAAGAAGAGACGATTTAACCAATTCCGACCAATTATTCCTCGATCATTATCTGGAAATTTAAATCCAAATACAGAGACAATCATAGAAAATGGTTCAGATACAGTTGACAGTGGGCGTGGGACTCTAAAGAGAAGTTCTTTACAAAGCTATCACTCAGTACCTTATGACCCTACAACATATTTCTTTCATAAGTTTGGATCTAGCTTTAACCAGTTTCCATACATGAGATTTCCTGAATCTCCAGAAAAGAGGATTGGTGTCCCATTTTATGTAACATATCTACaatcaattttatcattaGCAAAGAAATTGTTGACAAGAGATTTATTAGCATTTTTGGATGAGGAGGCAGAAGATATTCATGCATCGGGACAAATTCAA GTATTTCCATACAAGTCATTTTCTGAAACATTAAATCTAGTCATGGTAACATTGCTACgtgatattttacaaaaccaaAAAGACCTACCAGGACCATTTACAAAGGATGTACAg gaatttgttaaatgtttgttcCTAAGTGGTCAAACAGAGTTACAGAGTAGGCACCATGATGCTTCTGAGAAGGAGGATAGAGAAACAAACTTTGCTActgtgaataaatttaaagtcaaTGTTATGGCTAATTCAGCCTGCGTTGATCTCTTAGTATGGGCTATTGGAGATGAGACAG GAGCGGATTCACTTTGTGGTCGATTGACAGAGAAAATTAATTCCAAtcataatcataaattaatcttGGCTCACATGCCATTGCTCATGGTTTGCTTAGAG GGTCTCGGTAAATTGGCAACAAAATTCCCTACTATAGCAAATACTTCAATTTATTGTCTCCGAGATTTTCTCGTCACTCCATCTCCTATTCTGTTTAAACTCCACAAGCTAGAACTAGAAAGATCTGGGAAAGATCATATAAAAG tttcagTTCAAACCAAAGAACCCGGAGTAACAGATACGGGTGCACCCACAAAGTCAACTCCCTTCGAAAAGCTTCGAGATGCAGCCATAGAGAATCTGTGTGTTGCTCTGGATGCCGCATTATCTGTGGATCCATATTGTGTTCCCGCGCTTGTTGGTTCTGTCAGTAACAGACTGTTTACCGCTGAAACTAGTGACAG tGAATCCTCGTTAATCAGCACAAATATTGTGATTATGCTGGGCCATGTAGCAGTTGCGTTAAAAGATACACCAAAAACTACAGAGACAATATTACAATTCTTCCAACAACG gTTATGCCGATCACCGTCTTCCTTGGACACGTTGATAGTGGACCAGCTCGGGTGTATGGCCCTTGCGAGTCCCGAAGGTCCAGCACACGATGAAATCATGCGAATGTTCACTGTTATCACGGTGGAGGCAGCCAGTGCTTCTTACCAGCATACTGATGACAGGAAACAATACCG ACATGTGTCCGGTGCGGTTCTAAACGCTCTTGCGAATATAGCGGCAAATGTAAGAGGAACAAATGCTCGACATGAACTATTGATACGTCTATTGGAATTGTTCGTTCAACTTGGCCTTGGAGGAGAAAGGGCTACGGATCGATCACCAGCGCCGGTTTTAAAAGCGTCAGGAAGTGCGGGAAATTTGGGTGTGCTTATTCCAGTTATAGCG GTTCTAGTCAAACGATTGCCACCCATAAGAAACCCAAAACCTCGATTGCATAAGCTTTTCAAAGACTTTTGGCTATACTGCGTAGTAATGGGATTTACAGCAGCTGAATCAG GTCTATGGCCGCAAGAATGGTATGCGGGAGTAAAAGAGATAGCGGCGAAATCACCTTACCTTGTCTCTCAAACGTCGTTGCGTTCCGAAATGCGAACGTATCAGTACACGTCAGCTGTCAGAAATGACTCGGTATCAATAAATGAGTTGCAAGAATTGAAAACGCAGATTTTGAATCTGTTAGACCATCAACCGGATGTTACAGTGATTGTTAATAAGTTGACGTTTGCGCCGTGTATGTATCTACTCAGCGTTTATTGGCTGGAATCCTTaag agtATCCAACTCACCAGAACCAAGTTTACAACCAATTATTGAGTATTTGAGTGATACAGCACTACAGAAAGAAAAGAGTGGTATGTGGCAATGTGTTGCCAg cGTTGGCGATAAAGTATTCCAGAAATTCTTGGACGTCATGTCGGCAAAGGTTAAAGATGAATCTCGAGAAAGGGAATTGGAGTTGCACGCGCAATTTTTGCTTGTCAACTTCAATCacatacataaacaaataagaaGAGTCGCTGATAAGTGGCTGGCTGGACTTGTTGATAGATTTCCACATCTATTATGGAATTGTCGG GTTCTTTGGTCGATGTTAGATATATTACAAGTACTGAGCTTCAGTTTGGACTTGGATGAAAATCAAGAGACGCCGCTACTTAAAGTACCGGATACTGACTTTACATTGCAACTCCAAGATACGCTGGAAGGGAGAgag AGTATTGTGAAAGACTTCGCAGACAGATGCCACGGGATCGTGCAAGAGGCTATGAAATGGGCGCCGCAGTCCACGAGGTCACATTTGCAGGAATATTTGAATCAG GTTCCCAATTCGACCCTCTGGCATCACTGCGGACTAGCCCTTGCAATAAATGCCTTACTGGGCGCAGCCGGTCTAAATAGAATGTCGGCCCCCCTACCACGAGCGGCGTTAGACAAACGACCACCCTGTGTCACGCAGGATTCAGCAGCGTTACTCGCTGTTGTATCGCAACGGAGTCGCTATGTTGGAGAG GTTGCTGGTTCAGTGTCAGCGGAAGGCGGTGGGGAAGCGGCCTTATGGCGCGTTGGGAGTCGATTACTCACAACATTAAAGGAGGCCAGTTCTAGTGGTAGTGAAACAGCCCACAGGATCGCTCTGTGGCGCTGCACGGCACTTCTAGTACACGCAACGACGTTCTCTACGGGCGCTAGTTCCGCGTCGTCGACCGCCCGGTCTTTATTGCATAGTGTTG CATGGTCACAAGTGGACATCTTCACGGAAGATGCAGTGACGTCAGCAGTGGAGTGTTGGCAATGGCTGACCACGTCCAGACCGGATTTAGAGTTGAGGCTTATGCAGGAAATATTTGCGGCTTGGCAAAGTACCGTTGATAGAAAAATGGGTCTTTTTTCCAAGCAAATTACGGAGATCAGTCCACTTGCAGCATATGaag gtGCCAAATTAGAACCACGTCCACCATTCGTAGCTCCGCATGGAGTGTGGGTGAGGTACTTGTGTGAAGTGGCAGAAACGGCTAAATACAACAGTTTGGAAAAAGTAGAGATGCTGGCCAGTCTTTTGCATAG aaCCCTACCAATTACAGTGGGTGATGTACGAGATCACATAAATAGACATGTCGATGCCGTTGGAGTACGATTCAA aCTTCTATCTTGCGGTCTGTCCCTACTGCAAGGTGACATTCTGCCTCGATCTCTTGCCCGGAATATCCTAAGAGAAAGAGTTTATAGCGCATGCCTCGACTACTTTTGTCGAGGCCTGCAATGCCCTTCAAAAGGTTCCAGAGAGTTAAGAGAAGACATAATTTCTCTTATTAAATTCTGGCAACTGATGCATTCCGACAAGAAATACTTGAAGAGCAGTGATATTGGAG cTGACTTTGAACTTATGCATGGACCGAGCAACCAGAGCCTCTATACATCAAATTCACCCACAGACAACAGATCTTCAGTGAACAGTAATGACATTGGAAATCGACAGACAACAGGCTGGATAAATAct GTTCCGATGTCGACAACGACATTGAGTAGTGGTGCGGGTAGCATCGCCGGAAAACGGTCCAATAGAAGTGTAAAGCCGCCAGCCAAGTCACAAGATCCCTTCGTGAAAGATTATGTTCGAAAACGAAACCTTATCCTGGAGTTAATG GCAGTAGAAATCGAGTTCCTAGTGACATGGCATAATCCTCACAGTAGACCCGAGCAAGCGATTCCGGGTGAGGATAATATAACAACGTGGAGATCCAAGCCAAATACAGAAAGGACGTGGCGGGATTACACGAAATTGGCTTGGGAAATAAGTCCAACTTTGGCTGTGTTCTTACCTGAAAG GTTGAAAAACGACAGTATAGTCTCAGAGATAAAGCGTAAAGTCCAGTCACACCCAACATCGGTGTGCCACGTGCCTCAAGCTCTTAAATATCTCGTCACTACTGAAACTCTACTCAATGATGCGCATGag CTCGTACATATGGTGACCTGGGCGCGAGTAAGTCCCGTTGAGGCTCTATCATACTTCAGTCGTCAATATCCACCACATCCGTTATCTGCTCAGGCGGCCGTGTCCACACTTACGTCCTACCCGTCTTCGGCAGTACTGCTGTACATTCCTCAGTTAGTACAGGCATTACGTCATGATACT ATGGGTTATGTTTCGGAACTAATAAAATCATTGGCAAAGAAATCTCAAGTTGTCGCTCATCAACTTATATGGAACATGCACACTAATATGTACACTGATGAAGAAATGCATAATAAAGACA ccgCATTATACGACATATTAGAGGCGTTAACCAAGAATATAGTGGATTGTCTTTCTGGGCCGGCTAAAGCATTCCATGAAAGGGAGTTTGATTTCTTTAgtcaaataacaaatattagtgGAATCATACGACCTTATCCTAAAGGAGCTGAAAGAAAAGCAGCGTGTTTGGAAGCCCTTAAGAATGTTAAG gtCCAACCCGGATGTTATCTGCCATCAAACCCCGACTCTATGGTCATTGACATAGACTATAAAAGCG GTACTCCTATGCAAAGTGCGGCTAAGGCTCCGTACTTAGCGCGGTTCAGAGTAAGAAAGTACGGAATATCCGAGATGGAAACTGTTGCTATGGCCATCGCCTCTGGGGAGGACCCACCCACT GAGGAAGGCAAAGACAGGTATACGTCAATAGCTCAGGAGACGTGGCAAGCGGCTATATTCAAAGTGGGCGACGATGTACGACAAGACATGCTCGCATTGCAAGTTATATCACTATTCAAGAATATCTTCCAACAAGTGGGGTTAAATCTCTATCTGTTTCCTTATAAAGTCGTTGCCACTGCGCCTGGG TGTGGTGTGATTGAATGTGTGCCAAATGCAAGATCTAGAGATCAATTAGGTAGACAGACAGACATCGGAATGTATGAATACTTTATTGCTACATATGGTGATGAGGCTACTAGAGAATTTCAG GCGGCGAGGCGTTGTTTTGTCACTTCAATGGCGGCGTACAGCGTGATAGGATTTCTCTTGCAGATCAAAGATCGACACAACGGTAACATCATGCTGGACACCGACGGTCATATTATACACATCG ACTTCGGCTTCATGTTCGAATCGTCACCAGGTGGAAATCTAGGCTTTGAGCCAGATATTAAATTGACAGATGAAATGGTTATGGTGATGGGTGGGAAAATGGAAGCACCCGCATTCCGGTGGTTCTGCGAGCTTTGTGTTCAAGCGTTCCTTGCTGTtag gccATACCAAGAAGCAATAATATCTATGGTATCGCTTATGCTAGATACAGGGTTACCATGCTTCAGAGGTCAGACTATTCGCCAACTACGATCACGCTTTGCGCCAAATTCTACAGAAAAAGAGGCGGCCGCGTACATGCAATCAGTTATAAGAAACTCCTTCCTCAACTTCAGAACGCGAACATACGAC